CGTGAGCGTCTCGCGCACGCTGGCCGCGTGGCTCGCAGGAGGTTTGGCAGAGAAGCCATCCAGCAGCTTACCGATGTCGGCCAGGCGGTCTTCCGCCGGGCGGCGGGCATCGTCAACCAGCGCCTTGATGTCGACCAACTGCTGACGGTATTCGACCGCCGAGCGCACTTGCTTGGCCGTGGTCCTGTTGTAGGCTCGCCGGACCAGGTCGGACACGCGCCGCCCAGATTGGTAGGCCATCGCGTCCGTCAGCTCCAGCAAGGTCACGCGCAGGAAGAACACCAGCTCGATCGTGCGCGTGGAGGTCTTCAGTTCGCGGACTTTGGCAGGGCGGCGGGCCTGGATGCGCTGCCCGTAGGCGCGCTGTTTTTCGATAGGGATGGCATCGAACGCCCAGCGGTCCGCGCCGAGATCCTTCAGGAAGCGGATCTTGGCCAGCGTCTCGCTCATGGTTGACGGGCTGTGCCGCGCTGGCGGGGTTTTGAGCCATTCGAGGACGGTCGTGCCTGATGTTGCGTGCTGAGCGAACACTGCCGCTTCCGCTTGTGCGATCTGTGCCAGCGGCACAACCGCCTCAATCGCGGCCCGCAAATCCCCCTCGATGCCGGCCCAGATGGAGCGAGCCAAGTCCTGCAACGCCCGCGAGGCAGGGATCAGAATCCGACGTTCAAACAACCAGAAGTGCGCGTGCTGGAGCAGTTCCTCGATCGTCAGAGATTCAGCGGCGTCCTGTCGCATCCAGGCTTCGAGCCCGGTCCACTGATCCCCATCAAGCCGCGTCAGGCCCAGATAGTCGCAGGCCCAGATCTGGTGTTCATAGAGGGTCTTGTATCGCTGGTAAATCGTGCGAAGCGAAGCAATGGTCGGGGTCGGCGTGCCTAGCCTTGCGCCGATGTACCTCAGCAACTGCCGGGGAAGGGTGTTCAGTTGGTCGAGGGTGCGGCCGCTTGCACGCAGAAACACCAACTGGATGGCGGCTCCGGCACGCCCGTCACGCCGGAATTTCTCGTTGATCGCTGCAACGTCGCTGTCGGTCAGCGCGAAGTAGTGCTCGACATCGAACTCCGACAGGCGAGTGGGTAAAGAGTCCTTTCCCACATAGCGAAATTCCAAGCCCGGCATCTTCTGCCCCCGTTCAGGTGGTGCGATCCGAAATCGCGGGCGAATATCGTACTCCTGAAGTCACTTGGGGGCAGCAGACAATTGTCGGCAAAGACCTGGAGCCCTTATGGATAAAGGCTTTGTTGGGAAACCGCCAGTTTTTGCACGAAAAGTACGACTACCCCCTATTGGGGAAACCGGCATGTCGCCGGATATTGCGGAGAGAGAAATGATGGATATGACAGAGGCGGCCTATCTGGCGGCCGATAGCCTGCAGAGCTACATCACTGGGCTCTATCGCGCTGCAGGTCTTGGGACAGGCTTCAGTAGTCATTCGGGCCGGCGAACGTTCGCCAGTCGCCTACTCGCGCAGGGGCATTCCATCGAGACCGTTCAACTGCTGCTTGGCCACGCGGAGCTTGACCATGTCGCGCCGTATCTGCAGGTGTCGCGTCAGGACCTTTACGAGGCGTGTGCTGGCTTGGATGCCATGCTCGTCCCCTGATCTATGCCGCCATCCGGTGCTCGTAGTACGCCGGCATCCGGTCGTCCAGAATCGCATCGAGTGCGTCCAGGCCTTGCGACTCCGGGTTCAACCACGCATCCACGTGCTCGGGCTTGATCGGCACGATGCAGCGGTCGTGGCCAGCCGCGGCGACCTCGGGCGGCGGCTCGTCCGTGATCGCCGCAAACGACCACAGATCCTGTTGGCCGGGTGTGCTCCAGTGCGACCACAAGCACGCGACCAGCATCAGTTGGGCCGGGTTCGGCTCGAACTCCAAGACTTTGTTCTTCCCGTCTTCGCCGGTCACGTTCTCGTAAAACCTGTCGACCAGGATCAGGCCATGCGTGTGTCCATACTGGCCCTTCCAGAAGCCGCGCAGATTGTCGCGGCGCGCGTTATAGGTGCCG
The sequence above is a segment of the Ralstonia pickettii genome. Coding sequences within it:
- a CDS encoding tyrosine-type recombinase/integrase; this encodes MDKGFVGKPPVFARKVRLPPIGETGMSPDIAEREMMDMTEAAYLAADSLQSYITGLYRAAGLGTGFSSHSGRRTFASRLLAQGHSIETVQLLLGHAELDHVAPYLQVSRQDLYEACAGLDAMLVP